One genomic window of Acidimicrobiales bacterium includes the following:
- a CDS encoding biotin--[acetyl-CoA-carboxylase] ligase, which yields MVAAVVARREFEVRRFESIDSTNRYLLDQARAGAPEGVVAVADHQTAGRGRLGRVWEAPPGSSLLCSVLLRPDLPPERLHLAVAVVALAARDALGGLPSLKWPNDLLVDDRKLAGVLAEADLPAVVVGIGINLTWAPPGAACVGPEADREVVLDALLSSLASMYGDWALVASRYAAECSTVGRRVRVELAGETFEGVATAVTPEGHLVVDGRTVTAGDVVHLRPA from the coding sequence ATGGTTGCAGCCGTGGTCGCCCGCAGGGAATTCGAGGTCCGCCGGTTCGAGTCGATCGACTCCACCAACCGCTACCTGCTCGACCAAGCGCGGGCCGGCGCGCCCGAGGGCGTGGTGGCGGTGGCCGACCACCAGACGGCAGGACGGGGGCGGCTGGGACGGGTGTGGGAGGCGCCGCCGGGGTCGTCGTTGTTGTGCTCGGTGCTGCTGCGGCCCGACCTGCCGCCGGAGCGGCTGCACCTGGCGGTGGCGGTGGTGGCGCTGGCCGCTCGCGACGCGCTGGGCGGGCTGCCGTCGCTCAAGTGGCCCAACGACCTGCTGGTCGACGACCGCAAGCTGGCGGGCGTGCTGGCCGAGGCCGACCTGCCTGCGGTGGTGGTGGGCATCGGCATCAACCTGACGTGGGCACCGCCCGGGGCGGCGTGCGTGGGGCCGGAGGCCGACCGCGAGGTTGTCCTGGACGCTCTGTTGTCGTCACTGGCGTCGATGTACGGCGACTGGGCGCTGGTGGCGTCGCGGTATGCGGCCGAGTGCTCGACGGTGGGACGCCGGGTGCGAGTGGAACTGGCGGGCGAGACGTTCGAGGGCGTCGCCACGGCGGTCACGCCGGAGGGCCACCTCGTGGTCGACGGCCGGACCGTCACCGCGGGCGACGTCGTCCACCTCCGCCCCGCCTGA
- a CDS encoding aminotransferase class IV: protein MKVWVNGGLCDEAEARVSPFDHGLLTGDGVFETLKVYDGRPFAVRRHLERLAFSAKGLGLPMPDADDLRTALDEVIAANDVRDGRLRITLTGGPSPLGSERGTADPLVIVAAGELRPWPPTTDVVVVPWPRNERGALAGLKTTSYGENVVALAYANERGASEAIFANLAGNLCEGTGTNVFLVTGGRLLTPPLSSGCLAGVTRNLVIELTGAVEEDVPVEALAEADEAFLTSTTREVQPVRAVDGKVLPVAPGPVTTEAAEAFAALAARDLDP, encoded by the coding sequence GTGAAGGTGTGGGTCAACGGGGGCCTGTGCGACGAGGCCGAGGCCCGGGTCTCGCCGTTCGACCACGGGCTGCTCACCGGCGACGGCGTGTTCGAGACGCTCAAGGTCTACGACGGCCGGCCCTTCGCCGTGCGCCGCCACCTCGAACGGCTGGCGTTCTCGGCCAAGGGGCTGGGCCTGCCCATGCCCGACGCCGACGACCTGCGCACCGCCCTCGACGAGGTCATCGCCGCCAACGACGTGCGCGACGGTCGCCTGCGCATCACCCTCACCGGCGGCCCGTCGCCGCTGGGCTCCGAGCGAGGGACGGCCGACCCGCTGGTCATCGTCGCCGCCGGCGAACTGCGGCCGTGGCCGCCCACCACCGATGTGGTCGTCGTCCCGTGGCCCCGCAACGAACGGGGCGCGCTGGCCGGGCTGAAGACGACGTCGTACGGCGAGAACGTGGTCGCCCTCGCCTACGCCAACGAGCGGGGGGCCAGCGAGGCGATCTTCGCCAACCTGGCGGGGAACCTGTGCGAGGGGACGGGCACCAACGTGTTCCTGGTGACCGGGGGCCGCCTGCTCACGCCGCCGCTTTCGTCGGGCTGCTTGGCCGGCGTGACGCGCAACCTCGTCATCGAGCTGACCGGCGCCGTCGAGGAGGACGTGCCCGTCGAGGCGCTGGCCGAGGCCGACGAAGCGTTCCTCACCTCCACCACCCGGGAGGTGCAGCCGGTGCGGGCGGTCGACGGCAAGGTGCTGCCGGTCGCGCCTGGCCCGGTCACCACCGAGGCGGCCGAGGCCTTCGCCGCCCTCGCCGCCCGCGACCTCGACCCCTGA
- a CDS encoding anthranilate synthase component I family protein, producing MAPPLAVVGGHLATGLRDVTSDVSALDSHGFWAVVVTFEGDITCARFDDVRPARPWPGPPWQGPRADAWRTSLDRAAFCHGVEVIRDAIAAGDVYQVNLCRRLSAPAPPGADVAALGAALAVGNPAPYSAVVRVPGVAVASASPERFLRRDGDLVESRPIKGTASTAEGFLAKDRAENVMIVDLVRNDLGRVAEYGSVEVPGLCETEEHPGLVHLVSTVTARLRPHTTWGELLDATFPPGSVTGAPKLAALDIIGKLEPVDRGPYCGAVGWVDADRRRGDLNVAIRTFWLEGGELHLGTGGGITWDSSPEGEWEETELKARRLLSVVSS from the coding sequence ATGGCCCCTCCTTTGGCGGTCGTCGGCGGCCACCTGGCCACCGGCCTCCGTGACGTGACGTCCGACGTGAGCGCCCTCGACTCGCACGGGTTCTGGGCCGTCGTCGTCACCTTCGAAGGCGACATCACCTGCGCCCGCTTCGACGACGTGCGACCCGCCCGCCCGTGGCCTGGGCCGCCGTGGCAAGGCCCTCGGGCCGACGCGTGGCGCACCTCGCTCGACCGCGCCGCCTTCTGCCACGGCGTCGAGGTCATCCGCGACGCCATCGCCGCGGGCGACGTCTACCAGGTGAACCTGTGCCGGCGGCTCTCGGCGCCCGCGCCCCCCGGCGCCGACGTGGCCGCCCTCGGCGCTGCCCTCGCCGTCGGCAACCCGGCGCCCTACAGCGCGGTGGTGCGGGTGCCCGGCGTGGCCGTCGCTTCCGCCTCGCCTGAGCGGTTCCTGCGGCGCGACGGCGACCTGGTCGAGTCCCGGCCCATCAAGGGCACGGCGTCGACCGCCGAGGGCTTCCTGGCCAAGGACCGGGCCGAGAACGTGATGATCGTCGACCTCGTACGCAACGACCTCGGGCGCGTCGCCGAGTACGGCTCTGTCGAGGTGCCCGGCCTGTGCGAGACGGAAGAGCACCCCGGCCTCGTTCACCTCGTCTCGACCGTGACCGCCCGCCTGCGCCCGCACACCACGTGGGGCGAACTGCTCGACGCCACGTTCCCGCCGGGGTCGGTGACGGGGGCGCCGAAGCTGGCCGCCCTCGACATCATCGGCAAGCTCGAACCGGTCGACCGGGGCCCCTACTGCGGAGCCGTCGGCTGGGTCGACGCCGACCGCCGGCGGGGCGACCTCAACGTCGCCATCCGCACCTTCTGGCTGGAGGGCGGCGAACTGCACCTGGGTACCGGTGGGGGCATCACGTGGGACTCGTCGCCCGAGGGCGAATGGGAGGAGACCGAGTTGAAGGCTCGCCGCCTGCTGTCGGTGGTGTCGTCGTGA
- a CDS encoding acyl-CoA dehydrogenase family protein, translating into MYVEFSAEQEAFRKVVRDFAEAEIAPHAEEWDRDHTFPVDTVRAMGELGLFGLPFPEEYGGSGADFTTLCIAIEELGRVDQSMGITLEAGVGLGAAPIFNFGNEEQKQQWLPDLCAGQALAGFGLTEPDAGSDAGATRTKAEVVDGQWVIDGAKAFITNSGTAITSLVTVTARTGPGEISAIIVPAGTPGFVVEPPYRKMGWHASDTHGLRFEGCRVPEANLLGERGRGFKQFLATLDDGRIAIAALAVGLAQACLEQSVAYAKERQAFGAPIGRYQAVAFKCADLAVMTENARNITYKAAWLKDTGRPFKKEAAMAKLYATEAAVTATREATQIFGGYGFIDETPVARFYRDAKILEIGEGTSEIQRLVISRELGLPVS; encoded by the coding sequence ATGTACGTCGAGTTCTCGGCTGAGCAGGAGGCGTTCCGCAAGGTCGTTCGCGACTTCGCCGAGGCGGAGATCGCCCCGCACGCCGAGGAGTGGGACCGCGACCACACGTTCCCCGTCGACACCGTGCGGGCCATGGGGGAACTGGGCCTGTTCGGGTTGCCGTTCCCCGAGGAGTACGGCGGCTCGGGCGCCGACTTCACCACCTTGTGCATCGCCATCGAGGAGCTGGGCCGAGTCGACCAGTCGATGGGCATCACGTTGGAGGCCGGCGTCGGCCTCGGCGCCGCGCCGATCTTCAACTTCGGCAACGAGGAGCAGAAGCAGCAGTGGCTCCCCGATTTGTGCGCCGGCCAGGCGTTGGCGGGCTTCGGCCTCACCGAGCCCGACGCGGGCAGCGATGCGGGTGCTACCCGCACCAAGGCCGAGGTCGTCGACGGCCAGTGGGTCATCGACGGGGCCAAGGCGTTCATCACCAACTCGGGCACGGCGATCACGTCGCTGGTGACGGTGACGGCCCGTACCGGGCCGGGGGAGATCAGCGCCATCATCGTGCCCGCGGGCACGCCCGGGTTCGTGGTGGAGCCGCCGTACCGGAAGATGGGCTGGCACGCCTCCGACACCCACGGGCTGCGTTTCGAGGGCTGCCGGGTGCCCGAGGCGAACCTGTTGGGGGAGCGGGGGCGGGGGTTCAAGCAGTTCCTGGCCACCCTCGACGACGGGCGCATCGCCATCGCCGCGCTGGCCGTGGGGTTGGCGCAGGCGTGCCTCGAGCAGTCGGTCGCCTACGCCAAGGAACGCCAGGCCTTCGGCGCGCCGATCGGCCGCTACCAGGCCGTGGCCTTCAAGTGCGCCGACCTCGCCGTCATGACCGAGAACGCCCGCAACATCACCTACAAGGCGGCGTGGCTCAAGGACACAGGCCGGCCGTTCAAGAAGGAAGCCGCCATGGCCAAGCTCTACGCCACCGAGGCGGCGGTGACGGCCACCCGGGAGGCCACGCAGATCTTCGGCGGCTACGGCTTCATCGACGAGACGCCGGTGGCCCGCTTCTACCGCGACGCCAAGATCCTGGAGATCGGCGAGGGCACCTCCGAGATCCAGCGGCTGGTCATCAGCCGGGAGCTCGGCCTGCCCGTCAGCTAG
- a CDS encoding LCP family protein gives MAQAPVVVGPPRRRWPRRILIALNIFVALSLVGAAATYGYIKFRLGQVPKIDIAGVLRNGGDDDPGKPMNVLLVGSDSRKNISKEEAKQFGTEKQVGGERSDTIIVMHIDPTSEKAAILSIPRDLYVPIAGTNRSDRINTAFENGPEQLIKTIKEALGIEIDHYAQVDFNGFRGIVNSIGGVNVYFPAPARDTVTGLDIRKAGCVALDGDGALKYVRSRHYQYYESGRWRTDPSADLGRIERQQDFLRRVMHKAVRVGKNPATLNALIGNAVKNVTIDDALSTKDILRLAQKFRSLEPDKVDMIPIPTFATRVGEASVLKLKQPDADEVLRRFRGEVAPAEPAVDVNSLPKISTSTIRVRVLNGSGADGQAGEVSTALREHGFTIAGIGPADTFKYTKTVVKYGTGQREKARLLQAYVGGGATLEEDRTLRGIDAVLITGSSFDGIRAPGGPTTTTAPKATATTTTTAPAASQGAPPQPQC, from the coding sequence GTGGCCCAGGCACCCGTGGTGGTGGGTCCGCCGCGCCGTCGCTGGCCTCGCCGGATCCTCATCGCCCTCAACATCTTCGTCGCTCTGTCCTTGGTCGGCGCGGCCGCGACCTATGGCTACATCAAGTTCCGCCTGGGCCAGGTCCCCAAGATCGACATCGCCGGCGTGCTGCGCAACGGGGGCGACGACGACCCGGGCAAGCCCATGAACGTGCTGCTCGTCGGCTCCGACTCCCGGAAGAACATCTCCAAGGAAGAGGCCAAGCAGTTCGGCACCGAGAAGCAGGTCGGCGGCGAGCGCAGCGACACCATCATCGTCATGCACATCGACCCGACATCGGAGAAGGCGGCGATCCTGTCGATCCCCCGCGACCTCTACGTGCCGATAGCAGGGACGAACCGCAGCGACCGCATCAACACCGCCTTCGAGAACGGCCCCGAGCAGCTCATCAAGACGATCAAGGAAGCGCTGGGCATCGAGATCGACCACTACGCCCAAGTCGACTTCAACGGCTTCCGCGGCATCGTCAACTCAATCGGCGGCGTGAACGTCTACTTCCCCGCACCGGCCCGCGACACCGTCACCGGCCTCGACATTCGCAAGGCGGGCTGTGTGGCCCTCGACGGCGACGGCGCCCTCAAGTACGTGCGCAGCCGCCACTACCAGTACTACGAGAGCGGCCGCTGGCGCACCGACCCCAGCGCCGACCTGGGCCGCATCGAGCGCCAGCAGGACTTCCTCCGCCGCGTCATGCACAAGGCAGTGCGGGTGGGCAAGAACCCGGCCACCCTCAACGCCCTCATCGGCAACGCCGTCAAGAACGTCACCATCGACGACGCCCTGTCGACCAAGGACATCCTGCGCCTGGCCCAGAAGTTCCGGTCGTTGGAGCCCGACAAGGTCGACATGATCCCCATCCCCACATTCGCCACCCGGGTGGGTGAAGCGTCGGTGCTGAAGCTCAAGCAGCCCGACGCCGACGAGGTGCTGCGCCGCTTCCGGGGCGAGGTGGCGCCCGCCGAGCCTGCCGTCGACGTCAACTCCCTGCCCAAGATCTCGACCAGCACCATCCGGGTGCGCGTGCTCAACGGCTCGGGCGCCGACGGCCAGGCGGGCGAGGTGTCGACGGCCCTGCGCGAGCACGGCTTCACCATCGCGGGCATCGGCCCGGCCGACACCTTCAAGTACACCAAGACCGTGGTGAAGTACGGCACCGGCCAACGCGAGAAGGCTCGCCTGCTCCAGGCCTACGTCGGCGGCGGCGCCACGCTCGAGGAGGACCGCACCTTGCGAGGAATCGACGCCGTGCTCATCACCGGCTCGTCGTTCGACGGCATCCGCGCCCCGGGCGGCCCGACCACCACGACGGCGCCCAAGGCGACGGCGACCACCACGACGACGGCGCCCGCCGCCAGCCAGGGCGCGCCGCCCCAGCCCCAGTGCTGA